The Lachnospiraceae bacterium oral taxon 500 genome window below encodes:
- a CDS encoding recombinase, with the protein MATNKKITALYERLSRDDEMVGDSNSIINQKKMLEDYANKNGYTNILHFTDDGYSGGSFERPAWKKLIEGVENNIIDTVIVKDMSRVGRDYLQVGFYTEVMFREKGVHFIAVANSVDSNKTESAEFAPFLNIMNEWYIRDASKKIKSVLKSRGLEGGHHTSNHAIYGYRKDKDNPSKWIIDEEAAEVVRRIFQMSLEGNGPYQIAKILTEEKVERPSYYLAQRGMGNHISNYNSTEPYLWRGTTISNILSRPEYMGHTVNFRTYKESYKSHKSKKTSKDEWVIFENTQEAIIDEETFNTVQKLRKTIRRTDSVGIANPLTGLVFCADCGAKMYNHRGKAGFKRDWLGRKTDKRRPLKDEYICSTYNLARGNFEEKCSSHYIRSEVINKLVLDTIREVSEYVKLNEEEFIKKVYRASKEQQEKTSKLLKKRLAKEEKRISEINSLIRKLYEDNVSGKLSNKHFDMMLKDFETEQTALEKSIEQTKDTLRDFEEDSIRADKFIALVKKYTDFSELTTQMINEFVDKILVHEGKWENYERIQEVEIYLNFIGKFELPQKEAKELTQEELEELEKLRKKREKKREYNYRYMKKVKDRIEAEGISGKV; encoded by the coding sequence ATGGCTACAAACAAAAAGATAACTGCCCTCTACGAAAGACTTTCTCGTGATGATGAAATGGTAGGGGACAGTAATTCAATTATAAACCAAAAGAAAATGCTTGAAGATTATGCTAATAAAAATGGCTATACCAATATCTTGCATTTTACCGATGACGGATATTCAGGAGGCTCATTTGAAAGACCGGCTTGGAAGAAACTCATTGAGGGAGTAGAAAATAACATCATAGATACTGTGATAGTTAAGGATATGAGTCGTGTCGGGCGTGATTATCTTCAGGTAGGCTTTTATACCGAAGTGATGTTTAGAGAAAAGGGAGTACACTTTATAGCTGTCGCAAATAGTGTTGATAGCAATAAAACAGAAAGTGCCGAATTTGCTCCATTTCTAAATATTATGAATGAATGGTACATTAGAGATGCCAGTAAAAAGATAAAGAGTGTATTAAAGTCAAGAGGATTGGAGGGAGGACATCATACATCAAACCATGCTATATATGGCTATCGTAAAGATAAAGACAATCCAAGCAAATGGATTATTGATGAAGAAGCTGCTGAAGTAGTAAGACGCATATTTCAAATGAGTTTAGAGGGAAACGGTCCGTATCAAATAGCCAAGATTCTAACAGAAGAAAAGGTTGAAAGACCATCGTATTATCTTGCTCAAAGAGGAATGGGAAACCATATATCTAACTATAACTCAACAGAGCCATATCTTTGGAGAGGAACAACTATAAGCAATATTCTAAGTAGACCTGAGTATATGGGACATACTGTGAACTTTCGTACCTACAAAGAGTCCTATAAAAGTCATAAAAGCAAGAAAACGTCCAAAGACGAATGGGTAATCTTTGAAAATACACAAGAAGCCATTATTGATGAAGAAACCTTTAATACAGTTCAAAAACTTAGAAAGACCATTAGAAGAACGGATAGCGTAGGCATAGCAAATCCATTAACCGGACTTGTTTTTTGTGCAGATTGCGGAGCTAAAATGTATAATCATCGTGGAAAAGCAGGATTTAAGAGAGATTGGTTAGGGAGAAAAACAGATAAAAGGCGTCCTCTAAAAGATGAATATATTTGCTCAACCTATAACTTGGCAAGGGGAAATTTTGAAGAAAAATGCTCATCACACTATATCCGAAGTGAAGTTATCAATAAATTAGTTTTAGATACCATAAGGGAAGTAAGCGAATATGTAAAATTGAATGAAGAAGAGTTTATTAAAAAAGTATATCGGGCATCAAAGGAGCAACAGGAAAAAACCTCAAAGCTATTAAAGAAAAGATTAGCAAAAGAAGAAAAAAGAATATCTGAAATAAATAGTTTAATCCGAAAGCTATATGAAGATAATGTAAGCGGAAAACTCTCTAATAAGCATTTTGATATGATGTTAAAAGACTTTGAAACAGAACAGACGGCATTAGAAAAATCAATAGAGCAAACAAAAGACACATTAAGAGATTTTGAAGAAGACAGTATCAGAGCGGATAAGTTTATTGCACTTGTAAAGAAATATACTGACTTTAGCGAACTCACAACCCAAATGATCAATGAATTTGTAGATAAAATATTGGTTCATGAGGGTAAGTGGGAAAACTATGAGAGAATACAGGAAGTTGAAATCTACCTAAATTTTATCGGTAAGTTTGAACTACCACAGAAAGAAGCTAAAGAACTGACACAAGAAGAACTTGAGGAACTCGAAAAACTAAGGAAAAAGAGAGAAAAGAAGCGTGAGTACAATTATAGGTATATGAAAAAAGTAAAGGATAGAATTGAAGCAGAGGGAATATCAGGAAAGGTATAA
- a CDS encoding TetR/AcrR family transcriptional regulator, with the protein MRDVKEPEIRRAEIMDAAMILFMEKGYTNTTTQDIVDKVNISRGLLYYHFKNKEDILYCLVEQYSDRLLKDIYIIAYDEDKTAIEKIRSFIDVTIISSENISAEGIVLQKTVDLKENQYMIDKLSHKLVEKLTIYFEKIINQGITEKVFSVKYPLETAEFLMTAYVFVSNNISIRYLKKEPVNSYLNAFKVMLEQSLNTKKLFSN; encoded by the coding sequence ATGAGAGATGTAAAAGAACCTGAAATACGACGTGCAGAGATTATGGATGCTGCAATGATACTCTTTATGGAGAAAGGATATACTAATACAACAACTCAGGATATAGTTGATAAAGTAAATATATCAAGAGGGTTGTTATATTATCACTTTAAGAATAAAGAGGATATCTTATATTGTCTTGTAGAACAATATTCAGATAGACTACTGAAAGATATTTATATTATTGCTTATGATGAAGATAAAACTGCCATAGAAAAAATCAGATCTTTTATAGATGTCACAATTATATCTTCGGAAAATATTTCAGCAGAGGGTATAGTGCTACAAAAAACTGTTGACCTTAAAGAAAATCAATATATGATAGATAAGTTATCTCATAAACTTGTCGAAAAACTAACAATATATTTTGAAAAGATTATAAATCAAGGAATAACAGAAAAAGTTTTTTCTGTAAAATATCCATTAGAAACAGCAGAATTTCTTATGACAGCTTATGTTTTTGTTTCAAATAACATAAGTATAAGATATCTAAAGAAAGAACCTGTTAATAGTTACTTAAATGCATTTAAGGTAATGCTTGAACAAAGCTTAAATACGAAAAAGCTCTTTAGTAATTAA
- a CDS encoding ABC transporter ATP-binding protein, with product MLEIKNFSKFYGNKKAVENLSISVQSGDIYGFIGANGAGKTTTIKAVVGIHDFENGSITIDGHSIKEEPVICKKIMAYIPDNPDLYEHLTGFQYINFIADLFEVSTEIRRERIQRYGDLFEMTKHLSGMISSYSHGMKQRTAIISALVHSPKLLILDEPFVGLDPKATFLLKKIMHECVSDGGAIFFSTHVLDVAEKLCNKIAIIKNGKLIASGNTEEVKGNKSLETFFMEVQDNEQNLDTN from the coding sequence ATGTTAGAGATAAAGAATTTTAGTAAATTCTATGGGAACAAAAAGGCTGTTGAAAACTTATCCATTTCAGTACAGTCTGGAGATATTTATGGATTCATTGGTGCAAATGGAGCCGGAAAAACTACAACGATAAAAGCGGTAGTTGGAATTCATGATTTTGAGAATGGAAGTATAACGATTGACGGGCATTCTATTAAAGAAGAGCCTGTTATTTGTAAGAAAATAATGGCATACATTCCGGATAATCCGGATTTATATGAACATCTGACAGGATTTCAGTACATCAATTTTATTGCAGATTTATTTGAAGTTTCTACTGAAATACGCAGAGAAAGAATTCAGAGATACGGCGATTTATTTGAAATGACGAAACATCTTTCGGGAATGATATCTTCGTATTCACATGGCATGAAGCAAAGAACGGCGATTATTTCTGCACTGGTGCATTCTCCAAAGTTACTAATTTTAGATGAACCTTTTGTTGGACTTGATCCGAAAGCAACTTTTCTACTAAAGAAAATAATGCACGAATGCGTATCAGATGGAGGAGCTATTTTCTTTTCAACACATGTATTGGATGTTGCAGAAAAATTATGTAATAAAATTGCAATTATAAAAAATGGAAAGTTAATTGCGAGCGGAAATACAGAAGAAGTCAAAGGCAATAAATCTTTGGAAACTTTTTTCATGGAGGTGCAGGATAATGAGCAAAATTTGGATACTAATTAG
- a CDS encoding DUF1648 domain-containing protein — translation MKKRFLKDVLVLIGIMFVIFIVCIFLPEKIPVHFNAKGIPDMFANKYYLLFAAVIPYSAYWKFVRGRKNKNK, via the coding sequence ATGAAAAAAAGATTTTTAAAAGATGTATTGGTGTTGATAGGGATAATGTTTGTAATATTTATTGTTTGCATATTTCTCCCAGAGAAAATTCCTGTTCATTTCAATGCAAAAGGAATCCCCGATATGTTTGCTAATAAATATTATCTTCTATTTGCTGCGGTTATTCCATATTCTGCATATTGGAAATTCGTACGAGGAAGAAAAAATAAAAATAAATGA
- a CDS encoding GntR family transcriptional regulator, with protein MNVYLYLQIASALRVSILRGDYITEQQMPPIRALAQREGCNPATVQKALKVLEKQGLIVSRGSKGYFVIESDQKIIELRNQDSNTLTKMLLEKLYELGFSDTEIIKMFEEYVATKNK; from the coding sequence ATGAATGTATATCTATATTTGCAAATTGCTTCAGCGTTAAGAGTGTCTATTTTAAGAGGCGATTATATTACGGAACAACAGATGCCACCTATAAGGGCTTTAGCACAGAGGGAGGGATGTAATCCTGCAACAGTTCAAAAAGCTTTAAAAGTTCTTGAGAAACAGGGACTGATTGTTAGTCGTGGAAGTAAAGGATATTTTGTTATTGAAAGTGATCAGAAAATAATTGAGTTAAGAAATCAGGATTCGAATACACTAACAAAAATGTTGTTGGAAAAACTATATGAGTTAGGATTTTCGGATACTGAGATAATCAAGATGTTTGAAGAATATGTTGCAACTAAAAATAAATGA
- a CDS encoding RNA polymerase subunit sigma-70: MDKDKREYFIYVKGKAVKVSEEVYKAYWKITEHEKYLIKKDWKNNVIPFSALDYDGHFVDNIIDERVDLEKIVEVKMQIEELNKALATLTKKERELIEAIFYKEESLRSIGKKEKVSYQAIGKRRDKILEKLRKLLEDKF, from the coding sequence GTGGATAAAGATAAAAGAGAATATTTCATTTATGTCAAAGGAAAAGCGGTTAAGGTAAGTGAAGAAGTATATAAAGCCTATTGGAAGATAACCGAGCATGAAAAATACCTTATCAAGAAAGATTGGAAAAACAATGTAATACCGTTTTCAGCACTGGATTATGACGGACACTTTGTAGACAATATCATAGATGAAAGAGTAGACTTAGAAAAAATTGTAGAGGTCAAAATGCAGATTGAAGAATTAAACAAGGCGTTGGCAACACTCACAAAAAAAGAAAGAGAGCTGATAGAAGCCATTTTCTACAAAGAAGAAAGTCTAAGGTCGATTGGTAAAAAAGAAAAAGTAAGCTATCAAGCAATCGGAAAAAGGAGGGACAAGATTTTAGAAAAACTAAGAAAACTTTTAGAAGATAAATTCTAA
- a CDS encoding MobA/MobL protein: MEIKSLHTHVDIVTRSKGHSVIAKAAYNARDKLQDEYYGKTHDYSKKEDLVFSKIFLPEHIPKEFSNREYLWNSVEKIEKSKNSQLARNLLFELPRELNEQNRIKLISEFIEENFTSKGMIADCNIHNPMASDHEEQPHAHILLTLREMDSEGKWKPKCRKEYILDEDGEKIKLKSGNYKSRKVNLNDWNEPDKAKEWRENFSKKANEYLARNNIAKRIDPRTFEEQGREELPQIHLGTSSYQMEKKGIQTERGNQNRKIIALNLEFRKLKEELSKLTAWIGSLLGSLQVKYDEYKQEKKEEYENKAELFNLYEYISIYYDLQGEKARKLNPYVSNKKIGADLRRFSKARIYLKDNNLKTIADLQEKISTLQSQNKKISQDIKVKTQRIETLHQCLVYADIIKANRKVYEEWKGKTFLFKDSFYNVHQEEIDKYQRAKGRIEKLSGESALKPKSWKKEIESLEQEIKNLNRQSQRIKDEYEQINHIKYAVKTVNDDYGIDLSIEIDKAVKRGEKPSVIAQIKKYQEQQEAYEKRKERTKDYYRNEER, encoded by the coding sequence ATGGAAATCAAAAGTTTGCATACCCATGTAGATATTGTTACAAGGTCAAAGGGACATAGCGTAATTGCAAAAGCTGCATATAATGCAAGAGATAAATTACAAGATGAATACTATGGAAAAACACATGACTATTCTAAAAAAGAAGACCTTGTATTTTCAAAAATCTTTCTGCCGGAACATATCCCAAAAGAGTTTTCAAACAGAGAATACCTATGGAATAGTGTTGAAAAAATCGAAAAAAGTAAAAACTCACAACTTGCAAGAAATCTACTCTTTGAATTGCCAAGAGAATTAAATGAACAGAACAGAATAAAGTTAATCAGCGAATTTATAGAAGAAAACTTTACTTCGAAAGGTATGATAGCGGACTGTAATATTCATAATCCTATGGCAAGCGATCATGAAGAACAACCACACGCACATATCTTACTTACCCTAAGAGAAATGGATAGTGAGGGAAAATGGAAACCGAAATGCAGAAAAGAATATATCCTTGATGAAGACGGAGAAAAGATAAAACTGAAAAGCGGAAACTATAAATCAAGAAAAGTAAACTTAAATGATTGGAACGAACCTGACAAAGCAAAAGAGTGGAGAGAAAACTTTTCAAAAAAAGCAAACGAATATTTAGCAAGGAACAACATAGCTAAAAGGATAGATCCACGCACCTTTGAAGAACAAGGCAGAGAAGAACTCCCGCAAATCCATTTAGGAACAAGCAGTTACCAAATGGAGAAAAAAGGCATACAGACAGAAAGAGGGAACCAAAACAGAAAAATCATCGCCTTGAATTTAGAATTTAGAAAATTAAAAGAGGAGCTATCCAAACTTACAGCTTGGATAGGCTCGTTACTTGGAAGTCTGCAAGTAAAATATGATGAATACAAACAGGAGAAAAAAGAAGAATATGAGAACAAGGCGGAACTCTTTAATCTCTATGAGTACATCAGTATTTATTATGACTTACAGGGAGAAAAAGCAAGAAAGCTAAACCCCTATGTAAGCAACAAAAAGATAGGTGCAGACTTAAGACGATTTTCAAAGGCAAGAATATATCTGAAAGACAATAACCTTAAAACCATAGCAGACCTACAAGAAAAGATAAGCACATTACAATCCCAAAATAAGAAGATTAGTCAAGACATCAAAGTCAAAACCCAAAGAATAGAAACACTTCATCAGTGCCTTGTCTATGCAGACATCATCAAAGCAAACAGAAAGGTTTATGAGGAGTGGAAAGGTAAAACCTTTTTGTTCAAAGATAGCTTCTACAATGTCCATCAAGAGGAAATCGACAAATACCAAAGAGCAAAAGGACGGATTGAAAAACTAAGCGGTGAAAGTGCCTTAAAGCCAAAGAGTTGGAAGAAAGAGATTGAAAGCCTTGAACAAGAGATAAAGAACTTAAACCGTCAATCTCAGCGAATAAAAGACGAATACGAGCAAATCAATCATATCAAGTATGCCGTAAAAACCGTCAATGATGATTATGGAATAGACCTATCCATTGAGATTGATAAGGCAGTCAAGAGAGGAGAAAAACCGAGTGTCATTGCTCAGATTAAGAAGTACCAAGAGCAACAAGAAGCCTATGAAAAACGAAAGGAAAGGACAAAAGATTATTACAGGAATGAGGAAAGATGA
- a CDS encoding replisome organizer: MAERRMFSKSVIWCDMFLEMPLSSQALYMHLNMSADDDGFVGNPKTILRMIGASEDDFKILVTKGFVIVFESGIIVITHWKRNNYIQKDRYKGTIYKDEKSYLNISNNNLYEKTERICIQNVSDLDTQDRIGKDRLDKGSIDKGRGEEESPPPPNSKTYGEFHNVKLSDEEYQRLKEKLKSHTNTMIEKLSRYIKSTGKTYQDHYVTILNWYEQDKEKLSQKKTGKIPTIEDYDKGEHL, from the coding sequence ATGGCAGAAAGACGAATGTTTTCCAAGTCCGTTATCTGGTGCGATATGTTTTTAGAAATGCCTTTATCCTCACAGGCACTTTATATGCACCTGAATATGAGTGCCGATGATGATGGATTTGTAGGCAATCCCAAAACAATCTTGAGAATGATAGGAGCAAGTGAAGATGATTTTAAGATATTAGTTACCAAAGGCTTTGTGATTGTATTTGAGAGCGGAATTATTGTGATTACCCATTGGAAACGAAACAACTACATTCAGAAAGATAGGTACAAGGGGACAATCTATAAAGACGAAAAAAGCTATCTAAACATCAGTAACAACAATCTTTACGAGAAAACGGAGCGTATCTGTATCCAAAATGTATCCGATTTGGATACACAGGATAGGATAGGTAAGGATAGGTTAGATAAGGGTAGTATAGATAAGGGTAGAGGAGAAGAAGAAAGCCCCCCACCCCCAAACTCAAAAACCTACGGGGAATTTCATAATGTCAAATTAAGCGATGAAGAATATCAAAGACTAAAGGAAAAGTTAAAAAGCCACACAAACACAATGATTGAAAAACTGTCAAGATATATCAAGAGTACAGGAAAGACATATCAAGACCACTATGTAACTATCCTTAATTGGTATGAACAGGATAAAGAAAAACTATCACAGAAAAAGACCGGCAAGATTCCGACTATTGAAGATTATGACAAGGGAGAACATTTATAG
- a CDS encoding conjugal transfer protein, with protein sequence MFDTLMKLDENREILDFYATDKRAIEELLNREKFRTTVYEPACGQGHIGKVLKEYGYKVKATDICYRGYGEEREVDFFTVKENTLDIVTNPPYFCADKFIKHALEISKSGTKIAMLFRLAFLEGQKRYEMFKKYPPERVYVFSKRLNCAKNAEFEKYKSSAIAFAWFVWEVGYTGITELRWIK encoded by the coding sequence ATGTTTGATACTTTAATGAAACTTGATGAAAATAGAGAGATTTTAGATTTTTATGCAACTGATAAAAGAGCCATAGAAGAACTTTTAAATAGAGAAAAATTCAGAACAACAGTCTATGAGCCTGCGTGCGGACAAGGACATATTGGTAAGGTGCTTAAAGAATATGGATATAAAGTGAAAGCGACAGATATTTGTTACAGAGGTTATGGAGAAGAAAGAGAAGTAGATTTTTTCACAGTTAAAGAAAATACCTTAGACATAGTAACTAATCCGCCCTATTTTTGTGCTGACAAGTTTATAAAACACGCTCTTGAAATATCTAAATCAGGAACAAAAATAGCGATGCTTTTTCGTTTGGCATTTTTGGAAGGACAAAAAAGATATGAGATGTTTAAAAAATATCCGCCTGAAAGAGTATATGTATTTTCCAAAAGGCTTAATTGTGCTAAGAATGCTGAATTTGAGAAGTATAAAAGCAGTGCGATCGCTTTTGCATGGTTTGTATGGGAGGTGGGCTATACAGGAATAACAGAGCTTAGGTGGATAAAATAA